The following proteins come from a genomic window of Aquabacterium sp. A3:
- a CDS encoding MarR family winged helix-turn-helix transcriptional regulator codes for MIFLLNSAQRHLQQWIAQQTEAAGRQGQVMPTPAQSGVIFALGQSDGATMGELAQTLDLAPSAVSGLVQRMEALDWVARHPCPHDGRTQRVWLRPAGQHLLPMLKQATTRINARLTEGFTDEELTVVARWLSHVQGIDASSHESA; via the coding sequence TTGATCTTCCTGCTCAACAGCGCCCAGCGCCACCTGCAGCAATGGATCGCCCAGCAAACCGAAGCGGCCGGCCGGCAGGGGCAGGTCATGCCCACCCCTGCGCAGAGCGGGGTGATCTTTGCCCTGGGCCAGTCGGATGGCGCCACCATGGGCGAGCTGGCACAAACGCTGGACCTGGCGCCCTCGGCGGTGTCGGGACTCGTCCAGCGCATGGAAGCCTTGGACTGGGTGGCTCGGCACCCCTGCCCGCACGACGGCCGCACCCAGCGCGTGTGGTTGCGCCCTGCGGGGCAGCACCTCCTGCCGATGCTCAAACAGGCCACCACCCGCATCAACGCCCGCCTGACGGAGGGCTTCACCGATGAGGAATTGACGGTCGTTGCACGCTGGCTCAGCCACGTGCAAGGCATCGACGCCTCTTCCCACGAAAGCGCCTGA
- the purH gene encoding bifunctional phosphoribosylaminoimidazolecarboxamide formyltransferase/IMP cyclohydrolase: MALTALLSVSDKTGIVEFAQALHAQGVRLLSTGGTAKLLADKGLPVTEVAEITGFPEMLDGRVKTLHPRVHGGILARRDLPEHMAALKEHGIDTIDLLVVNLYPFAQATAKADCTLANAIENIDIGGPTMLRSAAKNWQDVAVIIDPVDYEQVLTEMKAGQITRTTKFMLAKKVFAHTAAYDGMITNYLTSLEAGAELATETVPAKAEYPAVYNLQLHKVQGMRYGENPHQSAAFYREAAPVVSTLANWTQIQGKELSFNNIADADAAWECVKAFEAPACVIIKHANPCGVAVGAGPLEAYTKALKTDPTSAFGGIMAFNRVVDADVIEAINANKQFVEVVIAPKFTDAARAAYASKQNVRLLEVPLDDATRQLGNALDFKRVGGGMLLQSADNIDIVGDVKVVSKVQPTPEQMKDMLFAWTVARFVKSNAIVFCKDGMTMGVGAGQMSRLDSARIASIKAGHAGLTLQGTAVASDAFFPFRDGLDVVVDAGATCVIHPGGSMRDDEVIAAADERGIAMVFTGTRHFRH; encoded by the coding sequence ATGGCCCTGACCGCCCTGCTGTCCGTGTCCGACAAGACCGGCATCGTTGAATTCGCACAAGCCCTGCATGCCCAGGGCGTGCGCCTGCTGTCCACCGGCGGCACCGCCAAACTGCTGGCCGACAAGGGCCTGCCGGTCACCGAGGTGGCCGAGATCACCGGCTTCCCCGAAATGCTGGACGGCCGCGTGAAAACCCTGCACCCGCGCGTGCACGGCGGCATCCTGGCCCGTCGCGACCTGCCCGAGCACATGGCCGCCCTGAAGGAACACGGCATCGACACCATCGACCTGCTGGTGGTCAACCTCTACCCCTTCGCGCAAGCCACCGCCAAGGCCGACTGCACCCTGGCCAACGCCATCGAGAACATCGACATCGGCGGGCCGACCATGCTGCGCTCGGCCGCCAAAAACTGGCAGGACGTGGCCGTGATCATCGACCCGGTCGACTACGAACAGGTGCTGACCGAGATGAAGGCCGGCCAGATCACGCGCACGACCAAGTTCATGCTGGCCAAGAAGGTGTTTGCCCACACCGCCGCCTACGACGGCATGATCACCAACTACCTGACCAGCCTGGAAGCTGGTGCGGAGCTGGCCACCGAAACCGTGCCCGCCAAGGCCGAGTACCCGGCTGTGTACAACCTGCAGCTGCACAAGGTGCAAGGCATGCGTTACGGCGAGAACCCGCACCAGAGCGCCGCCTTCTACCGCGAAGCCGCGCCCGTGGTCAGCACCCTGGCCAACTGGACGCAGATTCAAGGCAAGGAACTGAGCTTCAACAACATCGCCGACGCCGACGCCGCCTGGGAATGCGTCAAGGCCTTCGAAGCCCCGGCCTGCGTGATCATCAAGCACGCCAACCCTTGCGGCGTGGCCGTGGGCGCAGGTCCGCTGGAGGCCTACACCAAGGCCCTCAAGACCGACCCCACCAGCGCCTTCGGCGGCATCATGGCCTTCAACCGCGTGGTGGACGCTGACGTGATCGAGGCCATCAACGCCAACAAGCAGTTCGTGGAAGTGGTGATCGCACCGAAGTTCACCGACGCGGCTCGTGCCGCCTATGCATCCAAGCAGAACGTGCGCCTTCTGGAAGTGCCGCTGGATGACGCCACGCGCCAACTGGGCAACGCGCTGGACTTCAAGCGCGTGGGCGGCGGCATGTTGCTGCAATCGGCCGACAACATCGACATCGTCGGTGACGTGAAGGTGGTGAGCAAGGTGCAGCCGACGCCTGAGCAGATGAAGGACATGCTGTTTGCCTGGACCGTGGCCCGCTTCGTCAAGAGCAACGCCATCGTCTTCTGCAAGGATGGCATGACCATGGGCGTGGGCGCCGGCCAGATGAGCCGCCTGGACTCGGCCCGCATCGCCTCGATCAAGGCCGGTCACGCGGGCCTGACGCTGCAAGGCACGGCCGTGGCGTCGGACGCCTTCTTCCCGTTCCGTGACGGCCTGGATGTGGTCGTGGACGCCGGCGCCACCTGCGTCATCCACCCGGGTGGCTCCATGCGGGACGACGAAGTTATCGCTGCCGCCGACGAGCGCGGCATCGCCATGGTGTTCACGGGCACGCGCCACTTCCGTCATTGA
- a CDS encoding Fis family transcriptional regulator, producing MSKKTIQDSVKDNLENYFQDLRGAEPHAVYDMVVNAVERPMLEVVMQRAEGNQSKAAEWLGINRNTLRRKLLEHKLIK from the coding sequence ATGAGCAAAAAAACCATCCAGGACTCCGTCAAGGACAACCTTGAAAACTACTTTCAGGACCTGCGCGGCGCAGAGCCCCACGCCGTCTATGACATGGTGGTCAACGCCGTTGAGCGCCCCATGCTGGAAGTGGTGATGCAACGCGCCGAAGGCAACCAGTCCAAGGCCGCCGAGTGGCTGGGCATCAACCGCAACACGCTGCGCCGCAAGCTGCTTGAGCACAAGCTCATCAAGTGA
- the dusB gene encoding tRNA dihydrouridine synthase DusB, translating to MHVGGVELPNRLFVAPMAGVTDRPFRMLCKQLGAGYAVSEMVTSRKDLWHSLKTSRRANHEGETAPISVQIAGTDATMMAEAAAYNIDRGAQIIDINMGCPAKKVCNKWAGSALMQNEALALEIIEAVVAACAPHGVPVTLKMRTGWSQHHKNAERIARAAESAGIAMLTVHGRTREQGYKGCAEYDTIAAVKAAVQVPVVANGDIDSPEKAQAVLRHTGADAVMIGRAAQGQPWIFGDIAHHALHGERRARPLTRQVSHWLLAHLDDHHSLYGEFAGVRTARKHIGWAVRGLPGGEAFRQHMNTLDRIDEQRRAVSDFFEQLSQTHDRLPDAGPQALGDPDPADQETASCMAH from the coding sequence CTGCATGTGGGTGGCGTCGAGCTGCCCAACCGGCTGTTCGTGGCGCCCATGGCGGGCGTCACGGACAGGCCGTTTCGCATGCTGTGCAAGCAGTTGGGCGCGGGCTACGCCGTCAGCGAGATGGTGACCTCGCGCAAAGACCTGTGGCACAGCCTGAAAACCTCGCGCCGCGCCAACCACGAAGGCGAAACCGCCCCCATCTCGGTGCAGATCGCAGGCACCGACGCGACCATGATGGCCGAGGCCGCCGCCTACAACATCGACCGCGGCGCCCAGATCATCGACATCAACATGGGATGCCCGGCCAAGAAGGTGTGCAACAAATGGGCTGGCTCGGCCCTGATGCAAAACGAAGCGCTGGCGCTGGAGATCATCGAGGCCGTGGTGGCCGCCTGTGCGCCGCACGGGGTGCCCGTGACGCTGAAGATGCGCACCGGCTGGAGCCAACATCACAAGAACGCCGAACGCATTGCACGGGCCGCTGAATCGGCCGGCATCGCCATGCTGACCGTGCACGGTCGCACGCGCGAGCAAGGCTACAAGGGCTGCGCCGAGTACGACACCATCGCTGCGGTGAAAGCGGCCGTGCAGGTGCCCGTGGTGGCCAATGGCGACATCGACAGCCCTGAAAAGGCGCAGGCGGTGCTGCGACACACCGGCGCCGACGCCGTGATGATTGGCCGCGCCGCTCAGGGGCAGCCCTGGATTTTTGGCGACATCGCCCACCACGCCCTGCATGGCGAGCGCCGCGCCCGCCCGCTGACGCGCCAGGTGAGCCACTGGCTGCTGGCCCACCTGGACGACCACCACAGCCTGTACGGTGAGTTCGCCGGCGTGCGCACGGCGCGCAAGCACATCGGCTGGGCCGTGCGCGGCCTGCCCGGCGGCGAGGCATTTCGCCAGCACATGAACACCCTGGACCGCATCGACGAACAACGGCGGGCTGTGAGTGACTTTTTTGAACAACTCAGCCAGACGCACGACCGCCTGCCCGATGCAGGCCCGCAGGCGCTGGGTGACCCAGACCCGGCCGATCAGGAGACCGCCTCCTGCATGGCCCACTGA
- a CDS encoding OmpW/AlkL family protein, whose amino-acid sequence MKYRAVPAFLSIAVGLSCASVAAQSYTVKLGGAHIDPRATSSEFSGTLPGPRPVVPGVTLDVSPKSTLVFSIERHLNDQLSLELALGLPPKHDVKLRASEALLGGTYGPLAAFYYGQFADGTIATVKQVAPTLFLNYRFGSAGDVWRPYLGLGINYTRLKATLTNTGRTFYQGVPMDLSLTDSWGPALQLGMSYRITKQWSLNAQVASAVVETKLRVRGGGGEHQATFEFTPTVWMATVGYSF is encoded by the coding sequence ATGAAATACCGTGCTGTTCCTGCTTTCCTCTCCATCGCAGTCGGGCTGTCTTGCGCCTCTGTGGCGGCCCAGAGCTACACCGTCAAGCTGGGCGGCGCCCACATCGATCCCCGCGCCACCAGCAGTGAGTTTTCGGGCACCTTGCCCGGACCTCGCCCTGTGGTGCCTGGCGTGACGCTGGACGTCAGCCCCAAGTCCACGCTGGTGTTCTCCATCGAGCGGCACCTGAACGATCAGCTCAGCCTGGAGCTGGCTTTGGGCTTGCCGCCCAAGCATGACGTCAAGCTGCGGGCTTCTGAGGCCTTGCTGGGCGGGACTTATGGCCCCCTGGCGGCGTTTTATTACGGGCAGTTTGCCGATGGCACCATCGCGACCGTCAAGCAGGTGGCCCCCACCTTGTTCCTGAACTACCGGTTTGGCAGCGCAGGCGACGTCTGGCGCCCGTACCTGGGGCTGGGCATCAACTACACCCGCCTCAAGGCCACGCTGACCAACACGGGGCGGACCTTCTATCAGGGTGTGCCCATGGACCTCTCATTGACCGATTCCTGGGGCCCCGCGCTGCAATTGGGCATGAGCTACCGAATCACCAAACAGTGGTCGCTCAATGCGCAGGTGGCCTCGGCCGTGGTGGAGACCAAGCTGCGGGTGCGCGGTGGCGGCGGCGAGCACCAGGCCACCTTCGAGTTCACCCCGACCGTGTGGATGGCCACGGTGGGCTACAGCTTCTGA